TCGCCGAAGTTGACTTCTCCGAAATCGGCGCAATCGGACGGCCCTTCGCTCGACGAACGGCTCCTGTTTTTTCCCGTGAAGTATCCCGAGGGAAATTGGCAGCCGACCGGTTTGCGGGTCGACGATGCGTGGTTTCCCTCGGCCGACGGCACCCGATTACACGGTTGGTATTGTCCCGTCGACAAGCCCGCGGCCGTGATCCTGTACTGTCATGGGAACGGCGGCAACCTCAGCTACGATGCTCCGGTGTTGCGGTTCTTTCAGAAGTATCTTCAAGCGACGACGCTCGCCTTCGACTATCGCGGTTACGGTCGGAGCGAAGGTCGAGCGACCGCCGAAGGAGTCGTGGCCGATGCCCGCGCGGCGCGAGCTTGGCTAGCGCACCAGGCCGGCGTGCCCGAGTCGCAGATCGTGTTGATCGGGCGCTCGCTCGGCGGAGCGGTCGCCGTGCAACTGACGGGCGATGTTCGACCGCGCGGATTAGTGCTCGAAAGCACGTTCTCGTCGCTGAAGGCCGTGGCCGAACATCACTATCCCAAGCTCGCGTCGATCGTCCCTGCCGACAAGTTCGACTCGGCCGCGCTGCTCGCAAACTACGACGGCCCGCTCCTCCAAAGCCACGGCGATCGAGACCGCACGATTCCGTTTTCCTCCGGCGAGGATCTGTTCCTCGCGGCCAAGGGGAGCAAAGAATTCTTCCGCGTCGCCAACGGGGATCACAACGACCCCCAGCCGAGCGACTACTACGGCCGACTTATGCGCTTCGTGGCGGAATTGCCGTAAGCGGCGAAGTAGCGCTTACGGCTTAACGATGCCGACGCGCAAGGCGCCGTCGGTGTGCCACGGGTCGCCGCCGCCGTTGCGACCGCTTTTTACCTTGTGGAAATTCGGGATCGAATAGAGCTTCTCTAAGTCACCGGTGGCTTGAAGGTTCGCCATGAGGTGGTCGCGCTCGGCATCGACGTCGGCCGCAATGTGATGCGTGATCTCGCCCGTCGTGTGGCTCAGCCCGACACGGCGATCGAACGTCGCCGAACCGATCCAAACCGGCCGGCCGTCGGTGTCGTGCTTCGTCGTCCGCCAAAAGCGGACATGATGTCGCTCGCGCGGGTCGGGCCCGACCGGTTGCTCGAAAGCGAGATCTTCTTTG
This Planctomycetia bacterium DNA region includes the following protein-coding sequences:
- a CDS encoding alpha/beta hydrolase, whose protein sequence is MSARKQLYFGAALVCAALGCTTKDEVHTTVIAEPASLPAIGRVSVPSEQLPTNADGLAAPPSEVQVAATGEPSDKTKSASEPARRKGLASILPASASSTSPKLTSPKSAQSDGPSLDERLLFFPVKYPEGNWQPTGLRVDDAWFPSADGTRLHGWYCPVDKPAAVILYCHGNGGNLSYDAPVLRFFQKYLQATTLAFDYRGYGRSEGRATAEGVVADARAARAWLAHQAGVPESQIVLIGRSLGGAVAVQLTGDVRPRGLVLESTFSSLKAVAEHHYPKLASIVPADKFDSAALLANYDGPLLQSHGDRDRTIPFSSGEDLFLAAKGSKEFFRVANGDHNDPQPSDYYGRLMRFVAELP